A stretch of the Vigna radiata var. radiata cultivar VC1973A chromosome 7, Vradiata_ver6, whole genome shotgun sequence genome encodes the following:
- the LOC106769555 gene encoding glucan endo-1,3-beta-glucosidase 1, translating to MANSKLLFLIHIIFLSFSAFAQAEPLHSLLKYQNQEEEEKLPFVGVNIGTDVSNLPPASDLVAFLQLQKITHVRIYDANPDILKALSGTKIRVIISVPNNQLLAIGSSNSTAASWIDRNVVAYYPQTLIAGISVGDEVLTTVPSSAPLILPAVQSLYNALVASNLHQQIKVSTPHAASIILDPFPPSQAYFNQTLVSFILPLLQFLSRTGSPLMMNLYPYYVFMQNKGVVPLDNALFKPLTPNKEMVDPNTLLHYTNVLDAMIDAAYFSMKNLNITDVVVLVTETGWPAKGDSKEPYATRDNADTYNSNLIRHVFDRSGSPLHPETTSSVFIYELFNEDLRAPPVSEANWGLFYGNSTPAYLLHVSGIGTFLANDTTNQTYCIAMDGFDSKTLQAALDWACGPGRANCSEIQPGESCYQPNTVKNHASYAFDSYYQKEGKSQGTCDFNGVAMITTTDPSHGSCIFPGSKRVSNKTKEVVNSTVSSSAGEKFRLSIKINAIHNVLLIFLAACLPTVLLILL from the exons ATGGCAAACTCTAAGCTCCTTTTTCTCATTCACATCATCTTCCTCTCTTTCTCCGCCTTCG CTCAAGCAGAACCACTACATTCCCTGCTCAAGTACCAAAAtcaagaggaagaggaaaagcTTCCATTCGTCGGCGTCAACATCGGCACTGACGTCTCCAACCTTCCACCTGCCTCCGACCTCGTCGCCTTCCTTCAACTGCAGAAGATAACGCACGTGCGAATCTACGATGCCAACCCGGACATCCTCAAAGCCTTGTCGGGGACAAAGATTCGGGTCATTATCAGCGTCCCCAACAACCAGCTCCTCGCCATTGGCTCCTCCAACTCCACCGCAGCTTCCTGGATCGACCGAAACGTCGTCGCTTACTATCCCCAAACCCTAATCGCCGGAATTTCCGTCGGTGACGAGGTTCTCACCACCGTCCCCTCCTCCGCCCCCCTCATTCTCCCCGCCGTTCAGTCCCTCTACAACGCCCTCGTCGCTTCCAACCTCCACCAGCAAATCAAGGTCTCAACCCCTCATGCCGCCTCCATCATTCTCGACCCTTTCCCTCCCTCTCAGGCTTACTTCAACCAAACCCTCGTCTCCTTCATTCTCCCTCTCCTTCAGTTCCTCTCCCGCACCGGTTCCCCTCTCATGATGAACCTCTACCCCTACTACGTCTTCATGCAGAACAAGGGCGTGGTTCCTCTCGACAATGCCCTCTTCAAACCCCTCACTCCTAACAAGGAAATGGTCGATCCCAACACCTTGCTTCACTACACCAATGTGCTCGATGCCATGATCGACGCCGCCTATTTCTCCATGAAGAACCTCAACATCACCGATGTTGTTGTTCTTGTCACCGAAACTGGGTGGCCTGCCAAGGGTGACTCTAAGGAGCCTTATGCCACCAGGGACAATGCCGATACCTACAATTCCAACTTGATTCGGCACGTGTTTGATCGCAGTGGATCCCCTTTGCATCCAGAAACTACTTCCAGTGTGTTTATCTACGAACTCTTTAATGAAGACTTGAGGGCTCCACCGGTGTCGGAGGCCAACTGGGGTTTGTTTTACGGGAACTCTACGCCGGCGTATCTGCTTCATGTGTCCGGAATTGGGACCTTTTTGGCGAACGATACCACCAATCAGACATACTGCATTGCCATGGATGGGTTTGATTCGAAGACGTTGCAGGCTGCGCTGGATTGGGCTTGTGGACCTGGAAGGGCCAATTGTTCGGAGATTCAGCCTGGGGAGAGTTGCTACCAGCCTAATACTGTGAAGAACCATGCTTCGTATGCGTTTGATAGCTATTACCAGAAAGAAGGCAAGTCTCAAGGAACTTGTGACTTCAATGGGGTGGCTATGATCACCACCACCGATCCCa GTCACGGGAGCTGTATATTTCCTGGAAG TAAAAGAGTGAGCAACAAAACAAAGGAGGTGGTGAACTCCACCGTGTCAAGCAGTGCAGGGGAAAAGTTTAGGCTCAGCattaaaataaatgcaattCACAACGTTTTGCTCATTTTCTTGGCTGCATGTCTCCCCACTGTGTTGTTGATCCTTTTATGA
- the LOC106767239 gene encoding uncharacterized protein LOC106767239: protein MKFEMPLRLLFSSLVSPSFLINPRKFESVRISSPMSWACKKCTFVNPPSQKRECEICLSPASPSGPSSSSSSPPKWSCKACTFLNPYNNPSCEVCDTRCPVLSLSYLDDLTDATDGDSSVGSVFFPLRPCNKRKAIHEVHVVEDDDTSKKVKLFNKATPTRTTGDDNVDSGKAFSMFKILSYNVWFREDLELQKRMEAIGDLVQLHSPDFICFQEVTPNIYDIFKQSTWWSVYRCSVSSEMAYSRPYFCMVLSKLAVKSFRNKPFSNSVMGRELCIAEVEAESGKSLVIATSHLESPCPGPPKWDQMFSKERVVQANEALNLLDNKPNVVFGGDMNWDDKGDGQYPLQDGWIDAWAQQRPNESGWTYDTKTNQMLTGNRTLQKRLDRFICHLTDFKIISVDMIGMEVIPGLSYNKEKKVRNEIKKLVLPVLPSDHYGLLLTISSV from the exons ATGAAATTTGAAATGCCTCTGCGATTACTCTTCTCTTCACTTGTTTCACCATCGTTTCTGATAAACCCTAGAAAATTTGAATCGGTTCGCATTTCATCTCCGATGTCGTGGGCCTGCAAAAAATGCACTTTCGTGAACCCTCCTTCTCAAAAGCGGGAGTGCGAAATCTGCTTGTCCCCCGCGTCCCCAAGCGGtccttcttcttcgtcttcgtCGCCCCCGAAATGGTCGTGCAAGGCCTGCACTTTCTTAAACCCTTACAACAACCCCTCTTGCGAAGTCTGCGATACTCGATGCCCCGTTCTCTCCCTTTCCTATCTCGACGACTTGACTGACGCCACTGATGGCGATTCTTCCGTTGGCTCTGTTTTCTTCCCTCTTCGACCCTGCAACAAAAGAAAGGCCATCCATGAAGTTCATGTTGTCGAGGATGATGATACTTCAAAGAAGGTTAAGCTGTTCAATAAGGCTACACCTACACGCACCACCGGCGATG ATAATGTGGACTCGGGAAAAGCTTTTAGTATGTTTAAGATACTGAGTTACAATGTCTGGTTCCGGGAAGATTTGGAGTTGCAGAAGAGGATGGAGGCTATTGGTGATCTTGTTCAGTTGCATTCCCCTGACTTTATCTGCTTCCAG GAGGTGACTCCAAATATATATGACATATTCAAGCAATCCACGTGGTGGAGTGTGTACCGTTGCTCGGTTTCTTCTGAGATGGCTTATTCAAGACCATACTTCTGTATGGTG CTAAGCAAACTGGCTGTTAAGTCTTTCCGCAACAAGCCCTTCAGCAATTCTGTTATGGGAAGAGAACTTTGCATTGCCGAAGTTGAAGCTGAAAGTGGCAAGTCATTGGTTATTGCCACTAGCCATCTTGAGAGTCCCTGTCCAGGCCCCCCCAAATGGGATCAGATGTTCAGCAAGGAAAGAGTAGTTCAGGCCAATGAGGCTTTAAACCTTCTCGATAATAAGCCAAATGTTGTTTTTGGAGGTGACATGAACTGGGATGATAAAGGTGATGGCCAATATCCGTTGCAAGATGGATGGATTGATGCCTGGGCTCAACAAAGGCCAAATGAAAGTGGTTGGACTTATGACACCAAGACGAACCAGATGTTGACAGGCAACCGTACTCTCCAAAAGCGATTAGATCGCTTCATTTGTCATTTAACtgattttaagataattagTGTTGACATGATTGGGATGGAAGTAATACCTGGTCTTTCATACAACAAAGAGAAGAAAGTAAGAAATGAGATCAAAAAACTGGTACTTCCAGTTTTGCCCAGTGATCATTATGGTCTGCTTTTGACAATTTCTAGTGTGTAA